The following coding sequences are from one Frigoribacterium sp. Leaf415 window:
- a CDS encoding phosphodiesterase: protein MDLRTAEHPRPNHFILHLSDTHLVGGDRDLYGAVDSEARLRQIMDEIEASDGRPEAIVFTGDLADKGEPDAYRKLRALIEPVAERLGAQVIWAMGNHDDRSAFRSELFGQLPSQRPVDLVYDVNGLRVITLDTTVPGHHFGRLSGDQLDWLAEELSTDAPDGTIIAMHHPPVPSVQDLTALVELRDQAALAEVIEGSDVRSIIAGHLHYSTNATFAGVPVSVASATCYTQDLNVAGGGTRGRDGAQAFNLVHVYEGTVVHSVVPIGTYETVGEYVPADVVAERLAVAGVRIAPAAPRHRATDTAPVPVVPRDLTLTGPIDTL from the coding sequence ATGGATCTCCGGACGGCCGAACACCCCAGGCCGAACCACTTCATCCTGCACCTCAGCGACACGCACCTCGTCGGCGGTGACCGCGACCTCTACGGTGCGGTCGACAGCGAGGCCCGACTGCGTCAGATCATGGACGAGATCGAGGCGTCCGACGGGCGACCCGAGGCCATCGTCTTCACCGGCGACCTCGCCGACAAGGGCGAGCCCGACGCGTACCGCAAGCTCCGCGCCCTGATCGAGCCCGTGGCCGAGCGGCTCGGCGCCCAGGTGATCTGGGCCATGGGCAACCACGACGACCGCAGCGCGTTCCGGTCCGAGCTCTTCGGTCAGCTGCCCTCGCAGCGACCGGTCGATCTCGTCTACGACGTGAACGGCCTGCGCGTCATCACCCTCGACACGACCGTGCCGGGCCACCACTTCGGCCGACTGTCCGGTGACCAGCTCGACTGGCTGGCCGAAGAGCTCTCGACCGACGCCCCCGACGGCACCATCATCGCCATGCACCACCCGCCGGTGCCGAGCGTGCAAGACCTGACGGCGCTCGTCGAGCTGCGCGACCAGGCGGCACTGGCCGAGGTGATCGAGGGCAGCGACGTCCGCTCGATCATCGCCGGACACCTGCACTACTCGACCAACGCCACCTTCGCGGGCGTGCCCGTCTCGGTCGCGTCGGCCACCTGCTACACACAAGACCTGAACGTGGCCGGCGGCGGCACCCGCGGCCGCGACGGCGCGCAGGCGTTCAACCTGGTGCACGTCTACGAGGGCACGGTCGTGCACTCCGTCGTGCCGATCGGCACCTACGAGACCGTGGGCGAGTACGTCCCCGCCGACGTGGTGGCCGAACGGCTGGCCGTCGCCGGCGTGCGCATCGCCCCGGCCGCCCCTCGCCACCGGGCGACCGACACGGCCCCGGTGCCCGTCGTGCCGCGCGACCTCACCTTGACGGGGCCGATCGACACTCTCTGA
- the rpmA gene encoding 50S ribosomal protein L27, which translates to MAHKKGASSTRNGRDSNAQRLGVKRFGGQVVLAGEIIVRQRGTHFHPGVNVGRGGDDTLFALAPGSVEFGNKGGRKVVNIVASATAVA; encoded by the coding sequence ATGGCACACAAAAAGGGCGCATCGTCCACCCGCAACGGTCGTGACTCGAACGCACAGCGCCTCGGCGTGAAGCGCTTCGGCGGCCAGGTCGTCCTCGCCGGCGAGATCATCGTCCGCCAGCGCGGCACCCACTTCCACCCGGGCGTCAACGTCGGCCGCGGCGGCGACGACACCCTCTTCGCCCTCGCCCCCGGCTCGGTCGAGTTCGGCAACAAGGGCGGCCGCAAGGTCGTCAACATCGTCGCCTCCGCGACGGCTGTCGCCTAG
- the rplU gene encoding 50S ribosomal protein L21, which yields MAFAIVRAGGRQEKVEVGTILTVDRLKAATADTVSFVPVLHVDGDTILSGDDLAKVTVEGEVLNDLRGPKIVIQNYKNKTGYKRRMGFRADLTRVKITSITTN from the coding sequence ATGGCTTTCGCAATCGTGCGCGCCGGTGGCCGTCAGGAGAAGGTCGAGGTCGGCACGATCCTGACCGTCGACCGCCTCAAGGCCGCGACCGCCGACACCGTCTCGTTCGTCCCCGTCCTGCACGTCGACGGCGACACCATCCTGTCGGGCGACGACCTGGCGAAGGTCACGGTCGAGGGCGAGGTCCTGAACGACCTGCGCGGCCCCAAGATCGTCATCCAGAACTACAAGAACAAGACCGGTTACAAGCGTCGCATGGGCTTCCGTGCCGACCTGACCCGCGTCAAGATCACCTCGATCACCACCAACTAA
- a CDS encoding alcohol dehydrogenase catalytic domain-containing protein: MKALTYQSVTNVSVEDVPDPTIIEPGDAVIKVTSAAICGSDLHLYDALGAFLDKGDVLGHETMGVVTQVGPDVSRIKVGDRVVVPFVIACGHCFMCDRGLFSQCETTQVTEYDSGATLYGFSKLYGQVPGGQAEQLRISRADFNLVKVGADLPDERYLFLSDILPTAWQGVEYAQVPEGGTLVVLGLGPVGQFASRIGKYRGYRVIGIDPVPERRAMAERHGIEVLDLTKDVADVVKGMTDDRGPDSVVDAVGMEAHEHAGIGLVQKFAAALPDTIGQAVMQKAGIDSLGAMHLAFEIVRRGGTVSLSGVYGGTADPTPFLTLFDKQITIKMGQCNVQKWMDTLMPLVEDPTDPLGTEDLVTHPVPLSEAAAMYDVFKNKEDGCIKVVLKP; encoded by the coding sequence ATGAAGGCACTCACGTACCAGTCCGTCACCAACGTCTCCGTCGAAGACGTCCCCGACCCCACGATCATCGAACCCGGCGACGCGGTCATCAAGGTCACCTCGGCGGCCATCTGCGGAAGCGACCTGCATCTCTACGACGCGCTCGGCGCGTTCCTCGACAAGGGTGACGTGCTCGGCCACGAGACCATGGGCGTCGTCACCCAGGTCGGCCCCGACGTCAGCCGCATCAAGGTCGGCGACCGCGTCGTCGTCCCGTTCGTCATCGCCTGCGGCCACTGCTTCATGTGCGACCGCGGACTCTTCTCGCAGTGCGAGACCACCCAGGTCACCGAGTACGACTCGGGCGCCACCCTCTACGGCTTCAGCAAGCTCTACGGCCAGGTCCCCGGTGGCCAGGCCGAGCAGCTCCGCATCTCGCGTGCCGACTTCAACCTCGTCAAGGTCGGGGCCGACCTGCCCGACGAGCGTTACCTGTTCCTCAGCGACATCCTGCCGACCGCGTGGCAGGGCGTCGAGTACGCCCAGGTGCCCGAGGGCGGCACCCTGGTCGTGCTGGGCCTCGGCCCGGTCGGCCAGTTCGCCTCGCGCATCGGAAAGTACCGCGGCTACCGCGTCATCGGCATCGACCCGGTGCCGGAGCGTCGTGCCATGGCCGAGCGCCACGGCATCGAGGTCCTCGACCTGACGAAGGACGTCGCCGACGTCGTCAAGGGCATGACCGACGACCGTGGTCCCGACTCCGTCGTGGACGCCGTCGGCATGGAGGCCCACGAGCACGCCGGCATCGGCCTCGTGCAGAAGTTCGCCGCCGCCCTGCCCGACACGATCGGCCAGGCCGTCATGCAGAAGGCCGGCATCGACAGCCTGGGTGCCATGCACCTCGCCTTCGAGATCGTCCGCCGCGGCGGCACCGTCTCGCTCAGCGGGGTCTACGGCGGCACCGCCGACCCCACGCCCTTCCTCACGCTGTTCGACAAGCAGATCACCATCAAGATGGGCCAGTGCAACGTCCAGAAGTGGATGGACACGCTGATGCCGCTCGTCGAGGACCCGACCGACCCGCTCGGCACCGAGGACCTCGTCACCCACCCGGTGCCGCTCTCCGAGGCCGCGGCCATGTACGACGTCTTCAAGAACAAGGAGGACGGCTGCATCAAGGTCGTCCTCAAGCCCTGA